The following proteins come from a genomic window of Daphnia carinata strain CSIRO-1 chromosome 6, CSIRO_AGI_Dcar_HiC_V3, whole genome shotgun sequence:
- the LOC130689585 gene encoding DNA-directed RNA polymerase II subunit RPB1-like isoform X2 has protein sequence MKREIFKVTTLVLLALLALLVKGSDGDLAAETNTTVAKLEENSTGSKTSLLQESVGENGDDGEGRSLGLLKLKLKRTKSSYKAAKPKGQYGAPKAQHEAPKAQYGAPKAQYGAPKAQYGAPKAEYGPPKANYEAPDNSSPSDSPPVQVSSSNSHSIFSVAAYRPPSYNPPSYSPPSYNPPSYSAPSYNPPSYSAPSYNPPSYSPPSYNPPSYSPPSYNPPSYSPSSYNPPSYDPFASSFYKPQEYNTAENSGALHDSDAPYSPPANYEESAYPTPAYVESTDDQQQDYSPEHNDDSYAPVSEPEFSLPYQHGEFNYPETNEDSGEDFFTSSNDFPTFNEFLKQNPFNFPNF, from the exons atgaaacgtgaAATCTTTAAG GTTACCACTCTAGTTCTACTGGCTCTTTTAGCCCTACTTGTCAAAGGGTCTGATGGAGATTTGGCAGCTGAAACTAACACCACAGTTGCCAAGCTCGAAGAAAACTCAACTGGATCGAAGACGAGCCTGCTGCAGGAATCTGTTGGCGAAAATGGCGATGACGGAGAAGGCAGAAGTCTTGGGCTGTTGAAATTGAAGCTCAAACGGACCAAATCAAGTTACAAAGCAGCAAAACCAAAGGGCCAATATGGAGCCCCAAAGGCACAACATGAAGCTCCAAAGGCACAATATGGAGCTCCAAAG GCACAATATGGAGCTCCAAAGGCACAATATGGAGCACCAAAGGCAGAATATGGACCACCCAAAGCAAACTATGAAGCTCCAGATAACAGTTCTCCCTCTGACAGTCCTCCTGTTCAGGTTTCTTCATCTAACAGCCATTCTATTTTCAGTGTTGCTGCTTACAGGCCCCCCTCTTACAATCCCCCATCATACAGTCCACCATCTTACAATCCTCCATCATACAGTGCCCCATCTTACAATCCTCCATCATACAGTGCCCCATCTTACAATCCTCCATCATACAGTCCCCCATCTTACAATCCTCCATCCTACAGTCCCCCATCTTACAATCCTCCATCATACAGTCCCTCATCTTACAATCCTCCATCTTACGATCCTTTTGCCTCTTCTTTCTACAAGCCTCAGGAGTATAACACTGCAGAAAATTCTGGAGCTCTACATGATTCCGATGCTCCTTACTCCCCCCCTGCTAATTATGAAGAATCAGCATATCCTACACCTGCGTATGTTGAATCAACGGATGACCAACAACAGGATTACTCTCCGGAACACAACGATGATTCCTACGCTCCAGTTTCAGAGCCTGAATTTTCTTTACCTTATCAGCACGGTGAATTTAATTATCCTGAAACTAACGAAGATTCAGGTGAGGATTTCTTTACTAGTAGCAATGATTTTCCCACATTTAATgagtttttgaaacaaaacccTTTCAACTTCCCAAATTTTTAA
- the LOC130689636 gene encoding LOW QUALITY PROTEIN: uncharacterized protein LOC130689636 (The sequence of the model RefSeq protein was modified relative to this genomic sequence to represent the inferred CDS: inserted 1 base in 1 codon): MRREISRFVAPMLLALIVLAVTGFDGNLAAEMNAPKVNVERKPTGSENLTKTDVDTPLDQGESRSFGLLKLHEKNKRPKASYGAPKPKGQYGAPKAQYGPPKSQYGPPKQQYGPPKPQYGAPKPNYKAPAHSAPAYSPPAYSPPAYSPPAYSPPAYSPPAYSPPAYSPPAYSPPAYSPPAYSPPXYSPPAYSPPAYSPPAYSPPAYSPPAYSPPAYSPPSYTTPSYTSPSYSAPQYSSPDYSAPEYPAGPLESEVHHSSPEAPNYEYPEYSPPTYTEAPAYQQPEYSPEHSDAPYAPQSEPEHPSHYNEGVSNFPESNKDFSANFFGQGNDFPKFDDFLKPNTFEFPSFKE, from the exons ATGAGACGTGAAATTTCGAGG TTTGTTGCTCCAATGCTGCTGGCCCTCATAGTGTTGGCAGTCACCGGATTTGATGGCAATTTAGCAGCGGAAATGAACGCCCCGAAAGTCAACGTTGAACGAAAACCAACTGGTTCGGAAAATTTGACGAAGACGGACGTTGATACTCCCCTCGATCAGGGGGAAAGCAGAAGTTTTGGACTGTTGAAATTACACGAAAAGAATAAGCGACCTAAAGCAAGCTACGGAGCACCGAAGCCAAAAGGACAATACGGAGCCCCGAAAGCACAATATGGACCTCCAAAGTCACAATACGGACCTCCAAAGCAACAATATGGACCACCAAAGCCACAATACGGGGCTCCAAAACCAAACTACAAAGCTCCAGCGCACAGTGCTCCGGCTTACAGTCCTCCAGCTTACAGTCCTCCTGCTTACAGTCCTCCTGCTTACAGTCCTCCTGCTTACAGTCCTCCTGCTTACAGTCCTCCAGCTTACAGTCCTCCAGCTTACAGCCCTCCTGCCTACAGCCCTCCTGCCTACAGCCCTC CCTACAGCCCTCCTGCCTACAGTCCTCCTGCGTACAGCCCACCAGCTTACAGTCCTCCTGCATACAGCCCACCAGCTTACAGTCCTCCAGCTTATAGTCCTCCCTCCTACACTACCCCTTCTTACACTTCTCCTTCTTACAGCGCCCCACAATATAGTTCTCCTGACTACAGTGCTCCCGAATATCCTGCAGGTCCACTTGAATCCGAAGTCCATCACTCTTCTCCAGAGGCCCCTAATTACGAATATCCAGAATACTCTCCACCTACCTACACAGAAGCACCAGCTTACCAACAACCAGAGTATTCTCCTGAACACAGCGATGCTCCTTATGCTCCACAGTCAGAGCCTGAACATCCTTCACATTACAACGAGGGTGTTTCAAACTTCCCAGAATCTAACAAAGATTTCAGTGCGAACTTCTTTGGACAGGGCAATGACTTTCCAAAATTTGATGATTTCTTAAAACCTAATACCTTTGAATTCCCAAGTTTTAAAGAGTAA
- the LOC130689546 gene encoding WD repeat-containing protein 6-like, whose translation MINKLHLQTHVTALCIVKPHFLLEGCGGFLNLYNLDSNQLLESLNIFRGARIHGIQYSPRNETIVAFGGKLLAVVALNGSQSAVSRLNILQKSSETDWIRDAKFVNNGDYLVKLTSHNKVLIQKTASKAEIIEVQGEEQCILYCGKILGDHLSQLTILAGTVFGNILVWAASTSEKDNCLFHRLTGHNGVIFSINYDEISQTIISTSDDRSVRSWSLLFEDDKPSNLWSLFQRARIQAKHELYGHEARVWNSVVMRRNQCEPALVASLGEDSRVCLWDLTSGTLVSKFDAHPGTSVWAAEWDPLRKLLVTAGGDGSTRIWNVNHLQETTCRQLKLPEEGQVPRLVAITSSGSYRYLVFSQQGIIYGWNPDTQLWTSLFQDERLGNGSVLDSDGQTIIFGTRTGAVFVFVSGPSLELLTTHQLEKSKIYSVHLVASGQFMACLDNGRLLLLNIFDGNDSEPKTRFILPEGKQRWPSCILATQSRFMMGDREGSLHLYSTKKETPLQSFVNIHGKNGLTDIKSDPIGRNLYYTSGKDGRVGLWHLTDDQNQLELLSLTNTSLGWIARLRWINRQLTYLAFQSDRFVVWSSHQQRSLMQVPCGGGHRSWDFDVTSDVTFLFIKDKHIYEHRRPLSGVFSSSLAGRCGGHSKSVCRGRFIGFHEPLILTGSEDTTMRLSRLDQRSAQSLTIITKHVSSVRALAVQELKDRPGTWLCVSAGGRAQLSVGLLTIAGQGDQVHVIHHDVRSHFLRGWLRRATNKPWVNDGHPSLIPDPETRYMDVDVLDRCDSNFHIIAACSDSFIRIFSLALDGCRLDLFQELSFHNCCVLQVKVVADAYGNSILFSTGTNGQLAVWNITSLEEDKGIEPIGSLQAHQSGINSLDCQWVDVDRMLILTGGDDNALVCTKVELSCERNALKFIDQQKQFPHAAQISGVAILSNSLCLSVSLDQRLILWKRLDTQLTCLSTICCDVSDIQGLDVFPGVTKTLVMVYGQGIQVFEVDESISVTQNLEYPSATIVDPLSA comes from the exons atgataaacaaATTACACTTGCAAACTCATGTTACTGCACTGTGCATCGTCAAACCGCATTTTTTGCTAGAAG GTTGTGGCGGTTTTTTAAACCTGTACAACTTGGATTCTAATCAGCTTTTGGAAAGTCTTAATATATTCCGTGGAGCGAGAATTCATGGTATTCAATATTCACCCCGTAACGAAACAATTGTTGCTTTTGGGGGGAAGCTGCTAGCTGTAGTGGCACTCAATGGATCTCAGTCTGCTGTTTCGAG GTTGAATATTTTGCAGAAATCAAGCGAAACTGATTGGATAAGGGATGCCAAATTTGTCAATAATGGGGATTACCTTGTCAAATTAACTTCCCATAATAAAGttttaattcagaaaactGCCTCGAAAGCTGAAATCATTGAAGTGCAAGGCGAAGAGCAATGCATATT GTATTGCGGTAAAATACTGGGGGATCACCTTTCACAGTTGACCATTCTAGCCGGCACTGTGTTTGGGAACATTCTTGTTTGGGCAGCATCGACATCTGAAAAGGATAATTGCCTCTTTCACAGATTAACAGGTCACAAT GGTGTCATCTTCTCTATAAACTATGATGAAATTTCACAAACAATCATATCAACGTCAGACGACAGATCAGTTCGCTCTTGGAGTCTTCTATTTGAAGATGATAAACCAAGTAACCTCTGGAGTCTGTTCCAGCGAGCTAGAATTCAGGCCAAGCATGAACTTTATGGTCATGAAGCCCGCGTTTGGAATAGTGTCGTTATGCGTCGAAATCAATGCGAGCCTGCGCTCGTAGCTAGTTTAGGTGAAGATTCTCGCGTTTGTCTTTGGGACTTAACGAGCGGCACTTTGGTTTCCAAATTTGATGCTCATCCAGGAACAAGCGTTTGGGCCGCCGAATGGGATCCTTTACGAAAATTATTG GTTACTGCCGGAGGAGATGGATCCACGAGAATTTGGAATGTCAATCATTTACAGGAAACAACGTGTCGTCAGCTGAAGCTTCCTGAAGAGGGCCAAGTCCCGCGTTTAGTGGCCATTACATCATCTGGTTCCTATCGCTACTTGGTCTTCAGTCAACAGGGCATCATCTACGGATGGAATCCAGATACCCAGCTTTGGACGTCACTCTTTCAGGACGAAAGGCTCGGCAATGGCAGCGTCTTGGATTCTGACGGCCAGACGATTATATTTGGAACACGCACCGGGGCTGTATTCGTCTTCGTTTCCGGtccatcgttggaattgcttaCGACCCATCAACtggaaaaatcgaaaatttaTAGCGTTCATTTGGTCGCATCAGGGCAGTTTATGGCGTGTCTGGATAACGGTCGTTTACTGCTTCTTAATATTTTTGATGGCAATGACTCGGAACCAAAGACCCGATTCATACTGCCTGAAGGCAAACAGCGTTGGCCAAGCTGTATTTTGGCCACCCAAAGTCGATTCATGATGGGCGATCGTGAAGGAAGCCTTCATCTTTATTCAACCAAAAAAGAG ACCCCTCTTCAATCGTTTGTGAATATCCATGGCAAAAATGGCTTGACTGATATCAAGAGTGATCCTATCGGTCGAAATCTTTATTACACGTCGGGAAAAGATGGCCGTGTAGGTCTTTGGCATTTAACTGACGACCAAAATCAGCTGGAATTGCTCTCACTTACTAACACGAGCCTCGGCTGGATCGCTCGTTTGCGCTGGATCAATCGTCAGTTAACGTACCTGGCTTTTCAAAGC GATCGATTCGTTGTGTGGTCCAGCCATCAACAGAGAAGTCTTATGCAAGTGCCCTGTGGCGGAGGTCACCGTTCCTGGGACTTTGACGTTACGTCTGACGTCACGTTCCTGTTCATCAAGGACAAGCATATCTACGAGCACAGACGCCCATTGAGTGGCGTATTCAGCTCTTCTTTGGCCGGCCGCTGCGGAGGCCATAGTAAATCCGTGTGTCGGGGCAGGTTTATCGGATTTCACGAGCCGCTGATCCTGACGGGAAGTGAAGACACCACCATGAGATTATCCCGATTAGATCAGCGGTCTGCCCAATCTCTGACCATCATTACCAAACACGTTTCCAGCGTCAGAGCTCTGGCCGTCCAAGAGCTGAAGGATAGACCTGGAACTTGGTTGTGCGTCTCAGCCGGAGGCAGAGCACAGTTATCCGTTGGACTTCTGACAATCGCTGGCCAGGGCGACCAGGTACACGTCATCCACCATGACGTACGATCGCATTTTTTGCGCGGTTGGCTCCGTAGAGCGACGAATAAGCCTTGGGTCAATGACGGCCATCCGTCCCTCATACCCGACCCTGAAACACGCTATATGGATGTTGATGTGTTGGACCGTTGTGACAGCAACTTCCACATTATCGCTGCTTGCTCTGATAGCTTTATAAG GATTTTTAGTTTAGCCCTGGACGGGTGTCGACTCGATTTGTTCCAGGAATTGAGCTTCCACAATTGTTGCGTCTTGCAAGTCAAAGTGGTGGCCGATGCGTACGGAAATTCCATCCTTTTTTCGACAGGGACAAATGGCCAGCTCGCTGTATGGAACATAACTTCACTGGAAGAAGATAAAGGAATAGAACCCATAGGCAGCCTTCAGGCCCATCAATCGGGCATAAATAGTTTGGACTGTCAATGGGTGGACGTTGATCGTATGTTAATTCTGACGGGAGGCGATGACAACGCCTTGGTTTGCACCAAAGTCGAGCTCAGTTGCGAGAGGAATGCGCTGAAATTCATCGATCAACAAAAGCAATTCCCCCACGCTGCACAGATTTCTG GTGTGGCCATCTTGAGCAATAGTTTATGTCTAAGCGTATCACTGGACCAGCGTCTGATACTCTGGAAGCGACTAGACACTCAGCTGACGTGTCTGTCCACCATTTGCTGTGATGTATCAGACATTCAAGGGCTGGATGTATTTCCAGGTGTGACCAAAACTTTGGTCATGGTTTATGGTCAAGGTATTCAAGTCTTTGAAGTGGACGAGTCGATTAGCGTTACTCAAAATTTAGAGTATCCATCTGCCACAATTGTCGACCCACTATCCGCTTAa
- the LOC130689585 gene encoding uncharacterized protein LOC130689585 isoform X1, protein MKREIFKVTTLVLLALLALLVKGSDGDLAAETNTTVAKLEENSTGSKTSLLQESVGENGDDGEGRSLGLLKLKLKRTKSSYKAAKPKGQYGAPKAQHEAPKAQYGAPKAQYGPPKAQYGPPKAQYGAPKAQYGAPKAEYGPPKANYEAPDNSSPSDSPPVQVSSSNSHSIFSVAAYRPPSYNPPSYSPPSYNPPSYSAPSYNPPSYSAPSYNPPSYSPPSYNPPSYSPPSYNPPSYSPSSYNPPSYDPFASSFYKPQEYNTAENSGALHDSDAPYSPPANYEESAYPTPAYVESTDDQQQDYSPEHNDDSYAPVSEPEFSLPYQHGEFNYPETNEDSGEDFFTSSNDFPTFNEFLKQNPFNFPNF, encoded by the exons atgaaacgtgaAATCTTTAAG GTTACCACTCTAGTTCTACTGGCTCTTTTAGCCCTACTTGTCAAAGGGTCTGATGGAGATTTGGCAGCTGAAACTAACACCACAGTTGCCAAGCTCGAAGAAAACTCAACTGGATCGAAGACGAGCCTGCTGCAGGAATCTGTTGGCGAAAATGGCGATGACGGAGAAGGCAGAAGTCTTGGGCTGTTGAAATTGAAGCTCAAACGGACCAAATCAAGTTACAAAGCAGCAAAACCAAAGGGCCAATATGGAGCCCCAAAGGCACAACATGAAGCTCCAAAGGCACAATATGGAGCTCCAAAGGCACAATATGGTCCTCCAAAGGCACAATATGGTCCTCCAAAGGCACAATATGGAGCTCCAAAGGCACAATATGGAGCACCAAAGGCAGAATATGGACCACCCAAAGCAAACTATGAAGCTCCAGATAACAGTTCTCCCTCTGACAGTCCTCCTGTTCAGGTTTCTTCATCTAACAGCCATTCTATTTTCAGTGTTGCTGCTTACAGGCCCCCCTCTTACAATCCCCCATCATACAGTCCACCATCTTACAATCCTCCATCATACAGTGCCCCATCTTACAATCCTCCATCATACAGTGCCCCATCTTACAATCCTCCATCATACAGTCCCCCATCTTACAATCCTCCATCCTACAGTCCCCCATCTTACAATCCTCCATCATACAGTCCCTCATCTTACAATCCTCCATCTTACGATCCTTTTGCCTCTTCTTTCTACAAGCCTCAGGAGTATAACACTGCAGAAAATTCTGGAGCTCTACATGATTCCGATGCTCCTTACTCCCCCCCTGCTAATTATGAAGAATCAGCATATCCTACACCTGCGTATGTTGAATCAACGGATGACCAACAACAGGATTACTCTCCGGAACACAACGATGATTCCTACGCTCCAGTTTCAGAGCCTGAATTTTCTTTACCTTATCAGCACGGTGAATTTAATTATCCTGAAACTAACGAAGATTCAGGTGAGGATTTCTTTACTAGTAGCAATGATTTTCCCACATTTAATgagtttttgaaacaaaacccTTTCAACTTCCCAAATTTTTAA
- the LOC130689585 gene encoding uncharacterized protein LOC130689585 isoform X3: MKREIFKVTTLVLLALLALLVKGSDGDLAAETNTTVAKLEENSTGSKTSLLQESVGENGDDGEGRSLGLLKLKLKRTKSSYKAAKPKGQYGAPKAQHEAPKAQYGAPKAQYGPPKAQYGPPKANYEAPDNSSPSDSPPVQVSSSNSHSIFSVAAYRPPSYNPPSYSPPSYNPPSYSAPSYNPPSYSAPSYNPPSYSPPSYNPPSYSPPSYNPPSYSPSSYNPPSYDPFASSFYKPQEYNTAENSGALHDSDAPYSPPANYEESAYPTPAYVESTDDQQQDYSPEHNDDSYAPVSEPEFSLPYQHGEFNYPETNEDSGEDFFTSSNDFPTFNEFLKQNPFNFPNF, encoded by the exons atgaaacgtgaAATCTTTAAG GTTACCACTCTAGTTCTACTGGCTCTTTTAGCCCTACTTGTCAAAGGGTCTGATGGAGATTTGGCAGCTGAAACTAACACCACAGTTGCCAAGCTCGAAGAAAACTCAACTGGATCGAAGACGAGCCTGCTGCAGGAATCTGTTGGCGAAAATGGCGATGACGGAGAAGGCAGAAGTCTTGGGCTGTTGAAATTGAAGCTCAAACGGACCAAATCAAGTTACAAAGCAGCAAAACCAAAGGGCCAATATGGAGCCCCAAAGGCACAACATGAAGCTCCAAAGGCACAATATGGAGCTCCAAAGGCACAATATGGTCCTCCAAAGGCACAATATGGTC CACCCAAAGCAAACTATGAAGCTCCAGATAACAGTTCTCCCTCTGACAGTCCTCCTGTTCAGGTTTCTTCATCTAACAGCCATTCTATTTTCAGTGTTGCTGCTTACAGGCCCCCCTCTTACAATCCCCCATCATACAGTCCACCATCTTACAATCCTCCATCATACAGTGCCCCATCTTACAATCCTCCATCATACAGTGCCCCATCTTACAATCCTCCATCATACAGTCCCCCATCTTACAATCCTCCATCCTACAGTCCCCCATCTTACAATCCTCCATCATACAGTCCCTCATCTTACAATCCTCCATCTTACGATCCTTTTGCCTCTTCTTTCTACAAGCCTCAGGAGTATAACACTGCAGAAAATTCTGGAGCTCTACATGATTCCGATGCTCCTTACTCCCCCCCTGCTAATTATGAAGAATCAGCATATCCTACACCTGCGTATGTTGAATCAACGGATGACCAACAACAGGATTACTCTCCGGAACACAACGATGATTCCTACGCTCCAGTTTCAGAGCCTGAATTTTCTTTACCTTATCAGCACGGTGAATTTAATTATCCTGAAACTAACGAAGATTCAGGTGAGGATTTCTTTACTAGTAGCAATGATTTTCCCACATTTAATgagtttttgaaacaaaacccTTTCAACTTCCCAAATTTTTAA